One segment of Acidianus sp. HS-5 DNA contains the following:
- a CDS encoding ABC transporter permease subunit produces the protein MKYSIPYLTYIIALGIIPFGATFLLVGLDFKSAFQGINLVPLNMVIYNTLFFSFFTALASSLIGTFLAVGVDMISKGRRALSLLVMLPYTIPFTSSALIWTISLYGGYGWFTYFLGMKFDPLYMKCTALYAVTLVSVWSSIPMPFLIMLSSLRSIPSYVREAAEVDNLSLSEYYFRVALPMVGKAFWLSFLLEFILALGNFDLPYVMTSGGPGFATTTLPLLVYDEMFSYDNFSGGSLAAAILSVVATIPSIALLFLLRSRRTGWKSLKIRIPNKVFKGIIFAFLSLALVFLDFPVYWMFLVAFRSSYLDFHYPPVLLPKDLTANYFSSAASQAVPYLVSSAIVAVTASIFTVFIALPSAYEVSKGKLKFLLPLSIYLYSLPSTSFIIPLYEFFSSAGLLNTWLALILSTPIFTATFAVWLFFNFFLGFPKSYEDAAEVFSIKGKMTRIIMPLSRPALFSVLLLSFIFNWHLLFYPLIFTSTPYNYSFPPQGAQTITIFALLAIGDESINWGLLASSALIAALPVMIVTLFAIDRILKGSYSGGLKFV, from the coding sequence TTGAAGTACTCAATACCTTATTTAACTTACATCATCGCCTTAGGAATTATCCCTTTCGGAGCAACTTTCCTTTTAGTAGGACTCGATTTTAAGTCGGCTTTCCAAGGGATAAACCTAGTCCCGCTTAACATGGTAATTTACAATACCCTCTTCTTCTCCTTCTTCACAGCCCTTGCTTCTTCCCTCATAGGGACTTTCCTTGCAGTGGGAGTAGATATGATAAGCAAAGGGAGGAGAGCGCTCAGCTTACTTGTGATGTTACCTTATACTATCCCTTTCACGTCATCAGCATTAATATGGACTATAAGCCTTTACGGAGGATACGGTTGGTTCACTTACTTCTTAGGAATGAAGTTCGACCCCCTCTACATGAAATGTACAGCACTTTACGCAGTAACCTTAGTAAGCGTATGGTCTTCAATACCTATGCCTTTCCTCATAATGCTATCCTCATTGAGGTCAATCCCTTCCTACGTTAGGGAAGCTGCAGAGGTAGATAACCTAAGCCTTTCAGAATACTATTTCAGAGTAGCCTTACCCATGGTAGGAAAGGCGTTCTGGTTATCATTCCTTTTGGAGTTCATCTTAGCTTTAGGTAACTTTGACTTACCTTACGTTATGACTTCCGGAGGGCCAGGGTTTGCCACAACTACGCTTCCCCTCTTAGTTTACGATGAAATGTTTTCATACGATAACTTTTCAGGAGGGTCTTTAGCTGCTGCAATCCTAAGTGTAGTTGCAACAATTCCATCAATAGCTCTCCTCTTCCTGTTAAGAAGTAGAAGGACAGGATGGAAGTCCTTGAAGATAAGGATACCTAATAAAGTTTTCAAAGGGATAATCTTCGCCTTCCTATCTCTAGCTCTTGTCTTCCTTGATTTTCCTGTTTACTGGATGTTCCTAGTTGCATTTAGGAGTTCTTATCTGGACTTCCATTACCCTCCTGTTTTACTTCCCAAGGACTTGACTGCGAATTACTTCTCCTCAGCCGCTTCACAGGCAGTTCCTTATTTAGTATCCAGTGCAATAGTCGCAGTTACTGCCTCAATTTTCACCGTATTCATAGCTTTACCTTCAGCCTACGAAGTGTCAAAAGGAAAGCTAAAGTTCCTCCTACCTCTCTCAATATACCTTTATTCATTACCGTCAACTTCGTTCATAATCCCGCTTTACGAGTTCTTCTCCTCAGCTGGATTGTTGAACACTTGGTTGGCTTTAATACTATCGACACCAATATTTACTGCAACTTTCGCAGTTTGGTTGTTCTTTAACTTCTTCTTAGGTTTCCCAAAGAGTTATGAAGACGCAGCAGAAGTGTTTTCAATAAAAGGTAAGATGACTAGAATAATAATGCCTCTATCTAGACCTGCGCTGTTCTCAGTGTTGCTCCTTTCCTTTATATTCAATTGGCATCTGCTGTTTTATCCTCTGATATTCACATCAACTCCTTACAACTACTCCTTCCCTCCGCAAGGTGCACAGACAATTACAATATTTGCGTTACTGGCGATAGGAGATGAGAGCATAAACTGGGGTTTATTAGCTTCTTCAGCTTTAATTGCTGCCCTGCCCGTAATGATTGTCACGCTGTTTGCAATAGATAGGATATTGAAAGGGAGTTATTCTGGTGGACTAAAGTTCGTGTAA
- a CDS encoding DNA polymerase II has protein sequence MGRTQPSYTKAVNEEISKIEKVLERTHSSELLDYLEKAKERVRYFQNASYDEDLDPRDIVLLSILSSIAEECKNGRLRS, from the coding sequence ATGGGAAGAACTCAGCCGTCTTATACCAAAGCCGTAAACGAGGAAATAAGTAAAATAGAGAAAGTCTTAGAGAGAACTCATTCCAGTGAACTGCTGGACTACTTGGAGAAGGCTAAAGAGAGAGTAAGGTATTTCCAGAATGCCTCTTATGATGAAGATTTAGACCCACGGGATATAGTACTCCTTTCAATTCTTTCTTCAATAGCGGAGGAATGTAAAAATGGAAGGTTACGTAGTTGA
- the panB gene encoding 3-methyl-2-oxobutanoate hydroxymethyltransferase: protein MVEKITVRDFLKKKEKKEKITMLTAYDYPTAKIISSTSLDGILVGDSLAMVVLGLENTLKVGMKEMLHHLDAVVRAKPKQLVVADMPFLSYETGDAVKNSGLFAKHGADAVKLEGGEEFSDVVKKIVRAGIPVMGHIGLTPQRFLRLGGYRTIGKTENEEEQLLKDAKALEEAGVFSVVIENVYSSIAKRITESLSVPTICIGAGPYCDGQILVIHDLLGLSDFKPYFAKAYVDLKEVINKAVSEYVREVKEGKFPSKEYYKEK, encoded by the coding sequence ATGGTAGAGAAAATAACCGTAAGGGACTTCCTTAAGAAGAAAGAAAAGAAAGAGAAAATAACAATGCTCACAGCCTACGATTACCCAACTGCAAAGATCATCTCCTCAACTAGCCTGGACGGAATCCTTGTTGGTGACTCGTTGGCAATGGTAGTCCTAGGACTTGAAAACACCTTAAAAGTAGGAATGAAGGAAATGCTACACCATTTAGATGCAGTAGTTAGGGCAAAGCCTAAGCAGTTAGTTGTAGCAGACATGCCGTTCCTCTCTTACGAAACCGGAGACGCAGTAAAAAACTCTGGACTATTTGCAAAGCACGGTGCGGACGCGGTAAAACTTGAAGGAGGTGAGGAATTCTCAGATGTAGTAAAGAAAATTGTGAGGGCAGGTATCCCTGTAATGGGACATATTGGCTTAACCCCTCAGAGGTTTCTAAGGCTAGGAGGTTACAGGACAATAGGAAAGACTGAGAATGAGGAAGAACAACTGTTGAAGGATGCAAAAGCTTTGGAAGAGGCTGGAGTATTCTCCGTAGTTATAGAGAACGTATACTCATCAATTGCAAAGAGGATAACTGAGAGCTTGTCAGTCCCTACTATCTGCATAGGTGCAGGACCTTACTGTGACGGACAAATTCTGGTTATACACGACTTGTTAGGATTATCTGACTTTAAGCCGTACTTTGCTAAGGCTTACGTCGACTTAAAGGAGGTAATTAACAAAGCCGTCTCCGAATATGTAAGAGAAGTGAAAGAAGGAAAATTCCCGTCGAAAGAGTATTATAAAGAGAAATGA
- a CDS encoding ATP-binding protein, with protein sequence METFNNINPWWFYDNWEDKDKHLREWNSQKIKWVPEWIKEVGLEPFSLNFVYGTRQTGKTTGIKLLIREMIKRGKDPEEIYYLDLDYITSLSEFRKILEELIKEMKKRRKENGVVFLDEVTAIDEWWRILKYFIDSGEFQNAAITVTGSSLIGLTKIPEKFPGRRGKGKEIVVMPLSYPEFAEIKGKKTKEDLLFDTRLAYALFEEYLKLGGFPRSINEGPNSKETLIQSILSEIYRAGKRADLVQNIFYSLLDKIPSALSFNSIAGDIGVSHNTVEEYINFLIDLFLVDVAYLKRGDEIIKRKEKKVFFRDPFILQAVSWWVNKEFDKSALLENVVQEHLRRKVENVYYFKNSVEIDVIAGEYKIEIKSKRQHRSYPKDVKVLNEEEIPIFLLRV encoded by the coding sequence ATGGAGACGTTTAATAATATTAATCCCTGGTGGTTTTATGATAATTGGGAAGATAAGGATAAGCATTTGAGGGAGTGGAATTCACAGAAAATTAAGTGGGTTCCAGAGTGGATAAAGGAAGTCGGCCTAGAGCCTTTCAGCTTAAACTTCGTTTACGGCACTAGACAAACAGGTAAAACTACAGGTATAAAACTCCTTATAAGGGAGATGATTAAAAGAGGGAAAGACCCAGAGGAAATATATTACCTAGACCTTGATTATATTACCTCCCTTTCGGAATTCAGAAAGATCTTGGAAGAACTGATAAAGGAGATGAAGAAGAGGAGGAAAGAGAATGGCGTAGTTTTCCTTGATGAGGTAACCGCAATAGATGAGTGGTGGAGAATTCTTAAGTATTTCATAGACTCAGGAGAATTCCAGAACGCAGCAATTACAGTTACTGGTTCATCTTTAATAGGGCTTACTAAGATCCCGGAAAAATTCCCAGGAAGGAGAGGTAAAGGAAAAGAGATAGTAGTAATGCCCTTATCTTACCCAGAATTTGCTGAAATTAAGGGTAAAAAGACGAAGGAAGACTTACTTTTCGATACGAGACTTGCATATGCGTTATTTGAGGAATACTTAAAGCTAGGAGGTTTTCCAAGGTCAATAAATGAGGGCCCTAATAGTAAGGAGACCCTTATACAGTCAATACTCTCCGAGATATATAGGGCAGGAAAGAGGGCAGACCTAGTCCAGAACATATTTTATTCCTTGCTAGATAAAATACCTTCAGCGTTATCTTTTAATTCTATAGCAGGAGATATAGGAGTATCTCACAATACTGTAGAGGAGTACATAAACTTCCTAATTGATCTGTTCCTAGTTGACGTAGCTTACTTAAAAAGAGGAGATGAAATAATAAAGAGGAAGGAGAAGAAGGTATTCTTCAGAGATCCCTTTATCCTCCAAGCAGTTTCCTGGTGGGTCAATAAGGAATTCGATAAGTCAGCTCTCTTGGAGAACGTTGTACAAGAACACTTAAGGAGGAAAGTAGAGAACGTATATTATTTTAAGAATTCGGTGGAGATAGACGTTATAGCAGGGGAATATAAAATAGAAATAAAGAGTAAAAGACAGCACAGGAGTTACCCCAAGGACGTAAAGGTATTAAACGAGGAGGAAATCCCTATTTTTCTTCTGAGAGTTTAA
- a CDS encoding DNA polymerase domain-containing protein, translating to MEGYVVDAKPIKGGLVIYLNGFRRAFVNTTFPVYAITDNPEAVLQHPYVNTFYEEEWKDLNGNKIKLYRFEVDDISAYYYMKKRIKVVNETPSVVSQTLHRLGALPFRWVKVEGGKVVESREEFPKVTGITSRAYVNPKVTYATVVPISWYGESERGDKMEVNGEVVDGDVKVDVAECLGEGCNKVEAIVKIDMSRKRSPVSIKGLIEWSYTSKVLLREIAYSTIGKALTANEAWVALERKVIIPRVVPRVEKMRTLDELKKVDKGGLVIFPKVGCFDDVYQIDFSSMYPSLIVKYNISAETVDSCDDLKTEIGHFLCFKEKGIVPEALEWLIKRKEELKKEDEERAEAIKWILVASFGYLGFRNSKFGKIEAYELVTYFARRTLREAVDLAEEMGLEVLHGIIDSLTVRGDHVEDYVKKLEDVTGLKVKVEHFPWMVFTKNKEGLPYPTRYFGKGKAKGVIRENMPNVVKEFLKRSLEELFKADSCKEIDKGRLYEIYKEYRKKIISGEPKDYVIWIKGVPYVRGLKGFYDARGGFQGVDVFYYLNYLERAYEELVI from the coding sequence ATGGAAGGTTACGTAGTTGACGCAAAGCCTATAAAGGGCGGATTAGTCATTTACCTAAACGGGTTTAGGAGAGCGTTTGTAAACACAACCTTTCCTGTGTATGCAATTACCGATAACCCTGAAGCAGTTTTGCAACACCCTTACGTTAATACGTTTTATGAGGAAGAATGGAAGGATCTGAACGGGAATAAAATAAAGCTCTATAGGTTTGAAGTTGACGACATCTCAGCTTATTATTACATGAAGAAGAGGATAAAGGTCGTTAATGAAACTCCCTCGGTAGTTTCTCAAACTCTCCACAGGCTAGGGGCACTTCCCTTTAGGTGGGTTAAAGTAGAGGGAGGAAAAGTAGTCGAGTCGAGGGAAGAATTCCCTAAAGTTACGGGGATAACGTCGAGAGCTTACGTCAACCCTAAAGTTACCTATGCTACTGTAGTACCCATATCTTGGTACGGAGAAAGCGAAAGGGGAGATAAAATGGAAGTAAACGGTGAAGTAGTAGATGGAGACGTAAAGGTAGACGTAGCAGAATGCCTAGGAGAAGGGTGCAACAAGGTGGAAGCAATAGTAAAAATAGACATGTCAAGGAAGCGTTCTCCTGTCTCTATAAAAGGTTTAATAGAATGGTCTTACACTTCTAAAGTCCTTTTGAGGGAAATAGCTTACTCAACTATAGGTAAAGCTTTAACTGCAAACGAAGCTTGGGTCGCGTTAGAGAGGAAGGTGATTATACCCAGGGTAGTACCTAGGGTAGAGAAGATGAGAACTTTGGACGAGCTGAAAAAAGTAGATAAAGGTGGTCTAGTAATCTTCCCTAAGGTAGGCTGTTTTGATGATGTTTATCAAATAGATTTTTCATCAATGTACCCCTCCCTAATCGTAAAGTATAACATCTCAGCGGAGACTGTAGACTCCTGTGATGACCTTAAGACCGAAATAGGTCATTTCCTGTGTTTCAAGGAGAAAGGAATAGTTCCGGAAGCACTCGAGTGGTTAATAAAGAGAAAAGAGGAGCTTAAAAAGGAAGACGAGGAGAGGGCTGAGGCTATAAAGTGGATTTTGGTAGCATCTTTCGGTTATTTGGGCTTTAGGAACTCTAAGTTCGGCAAAATAGAGGCATACGAGCTAGTGACTTACTTCGCTAGGAGGACCTTAAGGGAGGCTGTTGACTTAGCTGAAGAAATGGGACTTGAAGTATTGCACGGTATAATAGACTCCCTTACGGTAAGGGGAGATCATGTAGAGGACTACGTAAAGAAGCTTGAGGACGTAACTGGTCTGAAGGTTAAGGTAGAGCATTTTCCATGGATGGTGTTTACTAAAAATAAGGAAGGTCTTCCTTATCCTACTAGGTATTTCGGTAAAGGAAAAGCGAAGGGAGTTATAAGGGAAAACATGCCCAACGTTGTAAAGGAGTTTTTAAAGAGGTCACTTGAGGAGCTTTTTAAGGCAGACAGTTGTAAGGAGATTGACAAGGGTAGGCTTTACGAGATATATAAAGAGTACAGGAAGAAGATAATTTCCGGCGAACCTAAGGACTATGTCATATGGATTAAAGGAGTACCTTACGTTAGGGGTTTAAAAGGTTTTTATGACGCTAGAGGGGGTTTTCAAGGTGTCGATGTCTTCTATTACTTAAATTATCTGGAAAGGGCATACGAGGAGCTGGTAATATGA
- a CDS encoding ABC transporter ATP-binding protein, giving the protein MSVELKDVSKKFGKLYALERISLKIEKGEFFVILGPSGSGKTTLLRSVAGLEKIDEGSILIEEKDVTSLPPGKREVSMVFQNFALYPNKTVYENLSMPIESLKKEEREKIIEEVSKRLGISNLLDRYPSQLSGGQQQRVGLARALVKRSKVFLMDEPLSNLDAPQRISARKLIREIQLENSITTLYVTHDQTEAMALADRIAIIDQGKIIQIGSPEEIYENPANEFVASFFGNPPMSIIHDGKGKVGIRPEDVKIGEGNYKGVVKDVEFWGDRYLIYISYSNEEIKAFSNKRLKIGEEINFDFKYKVIP; this is encoded by the coding sequence ATGAGTGTCGAACTTAAGGATGTAAGCAAGAAGTTCGGTAAGCTTTACGCACTAGAGAGGATTAGCTTAAAAATTGAAAAGGGAGAATTTTTTGTAATTTTAGGCCCATCCGGTTCTGGAAAGACCACCCTCCTTAGGTCTGTAGCGGGTTTAGAAAAAATAGATGAAGGAAGTATTTTAATTGAGGAAAAAGACGTCACTTCTTTGCCTCCCGGAAAAAGGGAAGTATCAATGGTTTTCCAGAACTTCGCTTTATACCCCAACAAGACGGTCTACGAGAATTTATCAATGCCTATAGAAAGCCTGAAGAAAGAGGAGAGGGAAAAAATCATTGAGGAAGTATCAAAGAGGTTAGGAATTTCCAACCTCCTCGATAGGTACCCTTCACAGCTCTCAGGAGGGCAACAACAGAGAGTGGGCTTAGCTAGAGCCCTAGTAAAGAGGTCAAAGGTTTTCTTAATGGACGAGCCTTTGTCAAACTTAGATGCCCCCCAAAGGATTTCCGCTAGGAAATTAATTAGGGAAATACAGCTGGAAAACTCGATAACTACACTTTACGTAACACACGACCAAACAGAGGCAATGGCTTTAGCAGACAGGATAGCGATAATAGACCAAGGAAAGATAATCCAAATCGGTTCACCAGAGGAGATATACGAAAACCCTGCAAACGAGTTTGTAGCTTCTTTCTTTGGAAACCCTCCAATGAGTATAATACATGACGGAAAAGGTAAGGTAGGAATAAGGCCTGAAGACGTGAAAATTGGTGAGGGGAATTATAAGGGCGTAGTTAAGGATGTGGAATTCTGGGGGGACAGATATTTGATTTACATATCTTACAGTAATGAAGAAATAAAGGCTTTTTCAAACAAGAGACTAAAAATTGGGGAAGAAATTAACTTTGATTTTAAATACAAGGTGATACCTTGA
- a CDS encoding amino acid permease — MQFVRNSSGLVKNASLADAMMLNIANMGAGLAIFTGISPYIVKGAVLWVASLITFLITLPLVFLYTFFIVEIHRTGGDYVWLSRKLSGKIGSVMGIALAFNMPPYFALSAFFSVAAINTVLEVIGTLNHEGGLLNLARTIFVNPYCPVTLSQEILIYALAAIAFAIIIGINIAKPKWGFTLVTALGVLAIAGTITAMIVVGVNIPDFHTRIMPFLQNFNLKPSAYTGPTFSLPSTLYMIPYFASFAYIWLYAGPAVSAEIKTEKGIKYNILLGSLLTLLLITVPFYLLCVAGGYGFNFSLFPTSTYNFWSVAMALSGNQVLQWFIGISLISWEFFVMAFGVVVFARYVFAFSFDRLFPEMFSRLNKSNSPVYAHLLDFIVTLVFLAVPIISPEGVQALYSYTPLAIAYLFLVSFAGVKFSLEKKNTGMLASSVISALFMIFMGYEAFTNPYFGVISNGAPFWPGIAYVLSLISLGIIIYVSAKVYNEKKGINIDLNYKEIPPE; from the coding sequence ATGCAATTCGTAAGAAATTCCTCAGGATTAGTTAAGAACGCTTCCCTTGCAGATGCGATGATGCTCAATATTGCAAACATGGGAGCAGGACTGGCAATATTTACCGGAATATCCCCTTATATAGTAAAAGGTGCAGTACTATGGGTAGCATCCTTAATTACTTTCCTCATAACTTTACCTTTAGTCTTCCTCTATACGTTCTTTATCGTAGAAATCCACAGAACAGGGGGAGATTACGTTTGGCTGAGCAGGAAGCTGAGCGGGAAAATAGGGTCTGTAATGGGTATAGCATTAGCGTTTAACATGCCTCCTTACTTTGCGTTGTCGGCGTTCTTCTCTGTAGCGGCAATAAATACTGTCCTTGAAGTAATAGGAACTTTAAATCACGAAGGAGGGTTACTTAACTTGGCGAGAACAATATTCGTTAATCCCTACTGTCCAGTAACGTTATCTCAGGAAATATTGATTTACGCACTGGCAGCAATAGCTTTCGCTATAATAATAGGGATAAACATAGCAAAACCTAAATGGGGGTTCACCCTAGTTACGGCTTTGGGGGTTTTAGCAATAGCAGGAACAATCACGGCTATGATAGTAGTTGGAGTGAACATTCCAGATTTCCACACAAGGATTATGCCTTTCCTGCAGAACTTTAACTTAAAACCTTCAGCTTACACCGGACCTACGTTTAGTTTGCCATCAACTCTTTACATGATACCTTACTTTGCGTCATTTGCTTACATATGGCTTTACGCAGGGCCTGCAGTATCTGCAGAAATAAAGACTGAAAAAGGAATAAAATACAACATCTTGCTGGGTAGCCTACTTACACTATTATTAATAACAGTCCCCTTTTACTTGTTGTGCGTTGCAGGAGGCTACGGTTTTAACTTCAGTTTATTCCCTACATCAACTTACAACTTCTGGAGCGTTGCAATGGCACTCTCAGGGAACCAAGTATTACAGTGGTTTATAGGGATCTCTTTAATCAGCTGGGAATTCTTCGTAATGGCTTTCGGAGTAGTAGTCTTCGCTAGATATGTCTTTGCCTTCTCATTCGATAGATTATTCCCTGAAATGTTCTCTAGGTTAAATAAGAGTAATTCGCCAGTATATGCTCACTTACTCGACTTTATAGTAACTCTCGTCTTCTTAGCAGTGCCTATAATAAGCCCCGAGGGAGTACAAGCTTTATACTCTTACACTCCTCTTGCAATAGCTTACCTATTCTTAGTGTCCTTTGCAGGAGTTAAATTCAGCCTTGAAAAGAAGAACACTGGAATGCTAGCATCGTCTGTTATCTCAGCGTTATTCATGATTTTCATGGGTTACGAGGCTTTCACTAATCCTTACTTCGGAGTAATATCAAACGGAGCACCTTTCTGGCCGGGCATTGCTTACGTCCTTAGTTTAATCTCCCTAGGAATAATAATTTACGTCTCAGCAAAGGTGTACAACGAGAAAAAAGGGATTAATATAGATTTAAACTATAAGGAAATACCACCGGAGTAA
- a CDS encoding ABC transporter substrate-binding protein: protein MKGISKTIIALIVVVIVIIAGLAAYLAISHKTTTTSVTLTVVTFSGESAKFIQCAGNLFSKEHPGVTVKVICYPFSEYITEEISALEAHSTQYDIIGFSSTSAQKVSPYLICLNESMFNMTDIIMPQEDFGGIIYNTTTGKTEMIGIAYETAVYLTAYKECIFCNSTLAKEFYEEYHMNFNPTTWENWSVVLDVDSFLTTHGITKYGFLIDDHVSHGIIDAYPAVFGWYYRDCPMLTQGKIGGIPGYNIMFESYTLSGYSYPLPSFNSTAGVKALETYYDLISYEPSPSSVQICYGNFAQFYPEAAGAFIFTTQLTCLNTTERDHTYLAPLPGDYAETGTDFLGISKYSPNKQLAEEFLAFLVSPQTQKIAFLKFGKFPISKEAFQSLISNTSIPSYEREWLTQVYRGAEEAWSNPPNIPPTYPSLIPSFNNEVHCYLTGKISAEQALNTAAQDWIKAVSG, encoded by the coding sequence ATGAAAGGTATATCAAAAACAATAATAGCCCTCATTGTAGTCGTAATAGTTATAATAGCAGGACTAGCGGCTTACTTAGCAATTTCTCATAAGACTACTACAACGTCTGTAACATTGACAGTAGTTACGTTCTCCGGAGAGTCAGCAAAGTTCATCCAGTGTGCTGGGAACCTCTTTTCTAAAGAGCACCCAGGAGTCACAGTAAAGGTAATATGCTATCCTTTCAGCGAATACATAACTGAGGAAATTTCGGCACTAGAAGCTCATTCGACTCAGTACGATATAATAGGATTTTCTTCAACTTCTGCGCAGAAAGTATCTCCTTACTTGATCTGCCTCAATGAATCGATGTTTAACATGACAGACATAATAATGCCCCAGGAGGACTTCGGAGGAATAATATATAACACAACTACGGGTAAAACTGAAATGATAGGAATCGCTTACGAAACCGCAGTATATTTAACAGCTTATAAGGAATGCATATTTTGCAACTCTACGTTAGCAAAAGAATTTTACGAAGAATACCACATGAACTTCAACCCAACAACTTGGGAAAACTGGAGCGTAGTACTAGACGTCGATAGCTTCCTCACCACTCACGGAATAACTAAATACGGTTTCCTAATTGACGACCACGTTTCACATGGGATAATAGATGCTTACCCCGCAGTCTTTGGCTGGTATTATAGGGACTGTCCTATGCTGACCCAAGGAAAGATAGGCGGAATTCCCGGTTACAATATAATGTTCGAAAGCTACACTTTATCGGGCTACTCATATCCTCTACCTTCATTTAACTCGACTGCAGGAGTGAAAGCTTTAGAAACTTACTACGACTTAATATCCTACGAACCTTCTCCGTCTTCTGTACAAATATGTTACGGAAACTTTGCGCAATTTTACCCAGAAGCTGCAGGAGCTTTCATATTTACTACACAGCTGACATGCTTAAACACGACAGAAAGAGACCATACTTACCTAGCTCCTCTACCGGGAGACTATGCAGAGACAGGAACAGATTTTCTGGGGATAAGCAAATACTCACCGAATAAGCAGTTAGCGGAAGAGTTCCTCGCCTTTCTTGTTTCGCCTCAAACTCAAAAGATTGCCTTCCTGAAATTCGGTAAGTTCCCAATATCTAAAGAGGCGTTCCAGAGCTTAATAAGCAACACATCAATACCTTCATATGAAAGAGAGTGGTTAACCCAGGTTTACAGAGGAGCAGAAGAAGCATGGTCAAACCCGCCTAACATACCTCCTACGTATCCAAGCTTAATTCCGTCATTTAACAATGAAGTACATTGCTACTTAACCGGAAAAATCTCCGCAGAGCAAGCATTAAATACTGCCGCACAAGATTGGATTAAAGCAGTAAGCGGGTAA
- a CDS encoding heavy metal-binding domain-containing protein translates to MSFAEGQVLVTNGEELPGYRIIEVKGLVIGITVRSRGLGGNIIASLRSLVGGEITEYVEMAEQARLQALQRMIDNARRLGANAVINVRFDSNEIAQSMDEIIAYGTAVMVTRAS, encoded by the coding sequence ATGAGCTTTGCAGAAGGTCAAGTGCTAGTTACTAACGGGGAAGAGCTACCCGGGTACAGAATAATTGAAGTTAAGGGATTAGTAATTGGTATTACGGTTAGGTCTAGAGGTCTGGGAGGAAACATTATAGCCTCTCTGAGGAGCTTAGTAGGAGGGGAGATTACAGAATACGTGGAAATGGCTGAACAAGCTAGGTTACAAGCATTGCAGAGGATGATAGATAATGCTAGAAGACTTGGGGCTAATGCTGTAATAAACGTAAGGTTCGACTCTAACGAAATTGCTCAGAGTATGGACGAAATAATAGCTTACGGCACTGCAGTAATGGTAACCAGGGCAAGCTAA
- a CDS encoding HEPN domain-containing protein: MDEFLEFLEASIEEFSKGRYRVSCLLCQVSAELLIRSIFNSRGLKQPIVPSHDIRTLLGRLNEESLYEFIKENRKGLDAVSNCRKNSQYGKVSKEEAEDCIKIVKLLIKELKNNGLISINDLE; the protein is encoded by the coding sequence ATGGATGAATTCTTAGAGTTCCTAGAGGCATCAATTGAGGAATTTAGTAAAGGCAGGTACAGGGTCTCGTGCCTCTTATGTCAAGTATCGGCAGAGCTTTTAATTAGGTCAATATTTAATAGTAGAGGGCTTAAACAACCGATAGTGCCTTCCCATGATATTAGGACGTTATTAGGGAGACTTAATGAGGAAAGCCTTTACGAGTTTATAAAAGAAAACAGGAAAGGACTAGATGCAGTAAGTAATTGTAGGAAGAATTCACAATACGGTAAAGTAAGTAAAGAAGAAGCAGAAGATTGTATAAAAATTGTTAAGCTCCTCATTAAGGAACTTAAAAATAATGGTCTGATTAGTATAAACGATTTAGAATGA